Proteins encoded together in one Bactrocera neohumeralis isolate Rockhampton chromosome 4, APGP_CSIRO_Bneo_wtdbg2-racon-allhic-juicebox.fasta_v2, whole genome shotgun sequence window:
- the LOC126756554 gene encoding matrix metalloproteinase-14 isoform X3, which yields MMLHYNSMRRSTANCPTAKRSQSNTDSVRLSTIKGLAYIMQTCQQCSVFIVLVTLVALIGIVSPNPVQTTTQAEIYLSQFGYLPASARNPANGGLLDATTWTKAVQDFQSFAGLNVTGDLDGETLELMSLPRCGVRDKVGFGTDSRSKRYALQGSRWRVKALTYKISKYPKRLKRNDVDAEIARAFSVWSDFTDLSFTPKASGPVHIEIKFVESEHGDGDAFDGVGGTLAHAFFPVFGGDAHFDDAELWTIRSSTGTNLFQVAAHEFGHSLGLSHSDVRSALMAPFYRGFDPVFKLDSDDVLAIQALYGKKTVGVADRGGFPKTTQRPVISAPKVPRDDLICKDPKVDTLFNSADGQTYAFKGNKYYRLTENSIADGYPKLISDGWAGLPGDIDAAFTYKNGKTYFFKGTKYWRYNGRQMDGDYPKEISEGFTGIPDHLDAAMVWGGNGKIYFYKGSKFWRFDPLKRPPVKSSYPKPISNWEGLPNNIDAALQYTNGYTYFFKGDKYYRFNDRTFSVDAANPPFPRPSAHWWFGCKNVPSSTGNDDHQAHDESPEADVSRQSNSANKYYTSHNWSMFLATSLMVLIYNFKSR from the exons ATGATGTTGCACTATAACTCAATGAGACGAAGTACAGCGAATTGTCCGACTGCTAAACGAAGTCAGTCAAACACAGATAGCGTTAGATTATCAACAATCAAAGGATTGGCCTACATAATGCAAACCTGCCAACAGTGTTCAGTATTCATAGTTTTAGTCACCTTAGTAGCCCTAATTGGTATTGTTTCTCCCAACCCAGTGCAGACGACCACGCAAGCTGag ATTTATCTATCACAATTCGGTTATCTGCCTGCATCAGCCCGTAATCCTGCAAACGGCGGTTTACTTGATGCAACCACATGGACTAAAGCTGTGCAAGATTTCCAGAGTTTTGCTGGCTTAAATGTAACCGGAGACTTGGATGGAGAAACTTTGGAGCTAATGTCATTGCCACGGTGTGGTGTTAGGGATAAGGTGGGATTTGGCACCGATAGTCGTTCCAAGCGATACGCTTTACAGGGAAGCAGGTGGCGTGTTAAGGCTTTGACATATAAGATTTCTAAATATCCTAAACGACTCAAACGTAACGATGTTGACGCCGAAATAGCACGTGCTTTCAGTGTATGGAGCGATTTCACAGATTTATCATTTACTCCGAAAGCTTCTGGACCAGTTCACATTGAAATTAA ATTCGTTGAAAGCGAACATGGGGATGGTGACGCATTTGATGGGGTCGGTGGTACCTTGGCACACGCATTCTTTCCTGTCTTTGGCGGTGATGCACATTTTGATGATGCTGAGTTATGGACAATTAGATCAAGTACTGGCACAAACCTTTTCCAAGTTGCAGCCCACGAATTTGGCCATTCATTGGGCTTGTCTCACTCAGATGTGCGTTCTGCTTTGATGGCACCGTTTTATCGTGGATTTGATCCCGTATTTAAACTTGACTCCGACGACGTTCTAGCTATTCAAGCTCTGTATGGTAAGAAAACTGTCGGAGTTGCTGATCGTGGTGGTTTCCCAAAAACTACCCAAAGGCCAGTGATTTCAGCACCGAAAGTTCCACGGGACGACCTCATTTGCAAAGATCCAAAAGTTGACACTTTATTTAATTCGGCCGATGGACAAACATATGCATTCAAAGGAAACAAATATTATAGGCTTACTGAAAACTCCATTGCGGACGGTTATCCCAAGCTTATATCGGATGGCTGGGCGGGTTTacctg GCGATATAGATGCagcatttacatacaaaaatggcAAGACATACTTCTTCAAGGGTACCAAATATTGGCGTTACAATGGACGACAAATGGATGGTGATTATCCAAAAGAAATTAGTGAAGGATTTACAGGAATACCAGATCATTTGGATGCAGCTATGGTTTGGGGAGGTAATGGCAAAATTTACTTCTACAAGGGTAGTAAATTTTGGCGCTTCGACCCACTAAAGCGGCCGCCAGTTAAATCAAGTTATCCAAAACCCATCTCAAATTGGGAAGGCCTGCCAAATAATATTGATGCTGCATTGCAGTACACCAATGGCTATACATACTTTTTCAAGGGTGATAAATACTACAGATTCAACGACAgaacattttcg GTGGACGCGGCAAATCCGCCATTCCCTCGACCATCTGCCCACTGGTGGTTCGGATGCAAAAATGTGCCGTCATCAACAg GAAATGATGATCATCAAGCCCATGACGAGTCTCCGGAAGCCGATGTTTCGAGACAAAGCAATTCTGCGAACAAATATTATACATCACACAACTGGAGTATGTTCTTGGCGACGTCTTTGATGGtgcttatttataattttaaaagtagatAA
- the LOC126756554 gene encoding matrix metalloproteinase-14 isoform X4: MMLHYNSMRRSTANCPTAKRSQSNTDSVRLSTIKGLAYIMQTCQQCSVFIVLVTLVALIGIVSPNPVQTTTQAEIYLSQFGYLPASARNPANGGLLDATTWTKAVQDFQSFAGLNVTGDLDGETLELMSLPRCGVRDKVGFGTDSRSKRYALQGSRWRVKALTYKISKYPKRLKRNDVDAEIARAFSVWSDFTDLSFTPKASGPVHIEIKFVESEHGDGDAFDGVGGTLAHAFFPVFGGDAHFDDAELWTIRSSTGTNLFQVAAHEFGHSLGLSHSDVRSALMAPFYRGFDPVFKLDSDDVLAIQALYGKKTVGVADRGGFPKTTQRPVISAPKVPRDDLICKDPKVDTLFNSADGQTYAFKGNKYYRLTENSIADGYPKLISDGWAGLPGDIDAAFTYKNGKTYFFKGTKYWRYNGRQMDGDYPKEISEGFTGIPDHLDAAMVWGGNGKIYFYKGSKFWRFDPLKRPPVKSSYPKPISNWEGLPNNIDAALQYTNGYTYFFKGDKYYRFNDRTFSVDAANPPFPRPSAHWWFGCKNVPSSTGNIIENSYEPFLHSAYNNDENDESLQFEAGIKKRG, translated from the exons ATGATGTTGCACTATAACTCAATGAGACGAAGTACAGCGAATTGTCCGACTGCTAAACGAAGTCAGTCAAACACAGATAGCGTTAGATTATCAACAATCAAAGGATTGGCCTACATAATGCAAACCTGCCAACAGTGTTCAGTATTCATAGTTTTAGTCACCTTAGTAGCCCTAATTGGTATTGTTTCTCCCAACCCAGTGCAGACGACCACGCAAGCTGag ATTTATCTATCACAATTCGGTTATCTGCCTGCATCAGCCCGTAATCCTGCAAACGGCGGTTTACTTGATGCAACCACATGGACTAAAGCTGTGCAAGATTTCCAGAGTTTTGCTGGCTTAAATGTAACCGGAGACTTGGATGGAGAAACTTTGGAGCTAATGTCATTGCCACGGTGTGGTGTTAGGGATAAGGTGGGATTTGGCACCGATAGTCGTTCCAAGCGATACGCTTTACAGGGAAGCAGGTGGCGTGTTAAGGCTTTGACATATAAGATTTCTAAATATCCTAAACGACTCAAACGTAACGATGTTGACGCCGAAATAGCACGTGCTTTCAGTGTATGGAGCGATTTCACAGATTTATCATTTACTCCGAAAGCTTCTGGACCAGTTCACATTGAAATTAA ATTCGTTGAAAGCGAACATGGGGATGGTGACGCATTTGATGGGGTCGGTGGTACCTTGGCACACGCATTCTTTCCTGTCTTTGGCGGTGATGCACATTTTGATGATGCTGAGTTATGGACAATTAGATCAAGTACTGGCACAAACCTTTTCCAAGTTGCAGCCCACGAATTTGGCCATTCATTGGGCTTGTCTCACTCAGATGTGCGTTCTGCTTTGATGGCACCGTTTTATCGTGGATTTGATCCCGTATTTAAACTTGACTCCGACGACGTTCTAGCTATTCAAGCTCTGTATGGTAAGAAAACTGTCGGAGTTGCTGATCGTGGTGGTTTCCCAAAAACTACCCAAAGGCCAGTGATTTCAGCACCGAAAGTTCCACGGGACGACCTCATTTGCAAAGATCCAAAAGTTGACACTTTATTTAATTCGGCCGATGGACAAACATATGCATTCAAAGGAAACAAATATTATAGGCTTACTGAAAACTCCATTGCGGACGGTTATCCCAAGCTTATATCGGATGGCTGGGCGGGTTTacctg GCGATATAGATGCagcatttacatacaaaaatggcAAGACATACTTCTTCAAGGGTACCAAATATTGGCGTTACAATGGACGACAAATGGATGGTGATTATCCAAAAGAAATTAGTGAAGGATTTACAGGAATACCAGATCATTTGGATGCAGCTATGGTTTGGGGAGGTAATGGCAAAATTTACTTCTACAAGGGTAGTAAATTTTGGCGCTTCGACCCACTAAAGCGGCCGCCAGTTAAATCAAGTTATCCAAAACCCATCTCAAATTGGGAAGGCCTGCCAAATAATATTGATGCTGCATTGCAGTACACCAATGGCTATACATACTTTTTCAAGGGTGATAAATACTACAGATTCAACGACAgaacattttcg GTGGACGCGGCAAATCCGCCATTCCCTCGACCATCTGCCCACTGGTGGTTCGGATGCAAAAATGTGCCGTCATCAACAggtaatataattgaaaattcctACGAACCATTTTTGCACTCGGCATACAACAATGATGAAAATGACGAATCACTACAATTCGAAGCAG GCATTAAAAAACGTGGCTGA
- the LOC126756554 gene encoding matrix metalloproteinase-14 isoform X1: protein MMLHYNSMRRSTANCPTAKRSQSNTDSVRLSTIKGLAYIMQTCQQCSVFIVLVTLVALIGIVSPNPVQTTTQAEIYLSQFGYLPASARNPANGGLLDATTWTKAVQDFQSFAGLNVTGDLDGETLELMSLPRCGVRDKVGFGTDSRSKRYALQGSRWRVKALTYKISKYPKRLKRNDVDAEIARAFSVWSDFTDLSFTPKASGPVHIEIKFVESEHGDGDAFDGVGGTLAHAFFPVFGGDAHFDDAELWTIRSSTGTNLFQVAAHEFGHSLGLSHSDVRSALMAPFYRGFDPVFKLDSDDVLAIQALYGKKTVGVADRGGFPKTTQRPVISAPKVPRDDLICKDPKVDTLFNSADGQTYAFKGNKYYRLTENSIADGYPKLISDGWAGLPGDIDAAFTYKNGKTYFFKGTKYWRYNGRQMDGDYPKEISEGFTGIPDHLDAAMVWGGNGKIYFYKGSKFWRFDPLKRPPVKSSYPKPISNWEGLPNNIDAALQYTNGYTYFFKGDKYYRFNDRTFSVDAANPPFPRPSAHWWFGCKNVPSSTGNIIENSYEPFLHSAYNNDENDESLQFEAGNDDHQAHDESPEADVSRQSNSANKYYTSHNWSMFLATSLMVLIYNFKSR, encoded by the exons ATGATGTTGCACTATAACTCAATGAGACGAAGTACAGCGAATTGTCCGACTGCTAAACGAAGTCAGTCAAACACAGATAGCGTTAGATTATCAACAATCAAAGGATTGGCCTACATAATGCAAACCTGCCAACAGTGTTCAGTATTCATAGTTTTAGTCACCTTAGTAGCCCTAATTGGTATTGTTTCTCCCAACCCAGTGCAGACGACCACGCAAGCTGag ATTTATCTATCACAATTCGGTTATCTGCCTGCATCAGCCCGTAATCCTGCAAACGGCGGTTTACTTGATGCAACCACATGGACTAAAGCTGTGCAAGATTTCCAGAGTTTTGCTGGCTTAAATGTAACCGGAGACTTGGATGGAGAAACTTTGGAGCTAATGTCATTGCCACGGTGTGGTGTTAGGGATAAGGTGGGATTTGGCACCGATAGTCGTTCCAAGCGATACGCTTTACAGGGAAGCAGGTGGCGTGTTAAGGCTTTGACATATAAGATTTCTAAATATCCTAAACGACTCAAACGTAACGATGTTGACGCCGAAATAGCACGTGCTTTCAGTGTATGGAGCGATTTCACAGATTTATCATTTACTCCGAAAGCTTCTGGACCAGTTCACATTGAAATTAA ATTCGTTGAAAGCGAACATGGGGATGGTGACGCATTTGATGGGGTCGGTGGTACCTTGGCACACGCATTCTTTCCTGTCTTTGGCGGTGATGCACATTTTGATGATGCTGAGTTATGGACAATTAGATCAAGTACTGGCACAAACCTTTTCCAAGTTGCAGCCCACGAATTTGGCCATTCATTGGGCTTGTCTCACTCAGATGTGCGTTCTGCTTTGATGGCACCGTTTTATCGTGGATTTGATCCCGTATTTAAACTTGACTCCGACGACGTTCTAGCTATTCAAGCTCTGTATGGTAAGAAAACTGTCGGAGTTGCTGATCGTGGTGGTTTCCCAAAAACTACCCAAAGGCCAGTGATTTCAGCACCGAAAGTTCCACGGGACGACCTCATTTGCAAAGATCCAAAAGTTGACACTTTATTTAATTCGGCCGATGGACAAACATATGCATTCAAAGGAAACAAATATTATAGGCTTACTGAAAACTCCATTGCGGACGGTTATCCCAAGCTTATATCGGATGGCTGGGCGGGTTTacctg GCGATATAGATGCagcatttacatacaaaaatggcAAGACATACTTCTTCAAGGGTACCAAATATTGGCGTTACAATGGACGACAAATGGATGGTGATTATCCAAAAGAAATTAGTGAAGGATTTACAGGAATACCAGATCATTTGGATGCAGCTATGGTTTGGGGAGGTAATGGCAAAATTTACTTCTACAAGGGTAGTAAATTTTGGCGCTTCGACCCACTAAAGCGGCCGCCAGTTAAATCAAGTTATCCAAAACCCATCTCAAATTGGGAAGGCCTGCCAAATAATATTGATGCTGCATTGCAGTACACCAATGGCTATACATACTTTTTCAAGGGTGATAAATACTACAGATTCAACGACAgaacattttcg GTGGACGCGGCAAATCCGCCATTCCCTCGACCATCTGCCCACTGGTGGTTCGGATGCAAAAATGTGCCGTCATCAACAggtaatataattgaaaattcctACGAACCATTTTTGCACTCGGCATACAACAATGATGAAAATGACGAATCACTACAATTCGAAGCAG GAAATGATGATCATCAAGCCCATGACGAGTCTCCGGAAGCCGATGTTTCGAGACAAAGCAATTCTGCGAACAAATATTATACATCACACAACTGGAGTATGTTCTTGGCGACGTCTTTGATGGtgcttatttataattttaaaagtagatAA
- the LOC126756554 gene encoding matrix metalloproteinase-14 isoform X2 — protein sequence MMLHYNSMRRSTANCPTAKRSQSNTDSVRLSTIKGLAYIMQTCQQCSVFIVLVTLVALIGIVSPNPVQTTTQAEIYLSQFGYLPASARNPANGGLLDATTWTKAVQDFQSFAGLNVTGDLDGETLELMSLPRCGVRDKVGFGTDSRSKRYALQGSRWRVKALTYKISKYPKRLKRNDVDAEIARAFSVWSDFTDLSFTPKASGPVHIEIKFVESEHGDGDAFDGVGGTLAHAFFPVFGGDAHFDDAELWTIRSSTGTNLFQVAAHEFGHSLGLSHSDVRSALMAPFYRGFDPVFKLDSDDVLAIQALYGKKTVGVADRGGFPKTTQRPVISAPKVPRDDLICKDPKVDTLFNSADGQTYAFKGNKYYRLTENSIADGYPKLISDGWAGLPGDIDAAFTYKNGKTYFFKGTKYWRYNGRQMDGDYPKEISEGFTGIPDHLDAAMVWGGNGKIYFYKGSKFWRFDPLKRPPVKSSYPKPISNWEGLPNNIDAALQYTNGYTYFFKGDKYYRFNDRTFSVDAANPPFPRPSAHWWFGCKNVPSSTGNIIENSYEPFLHSAYNNDENDESLQFEADENPGRGNIPGWMWNIANSFF from the exons ATGATGTTGCACTATAACTCAATGAGACGAAGTACAGCGAATTGTCCGACTGCTAAACGAAGTCAGTCAAACACAGATAGCGTTAGATTATCAACAATCAAAGGATTGGCCTACATAATGCAAACCTGCCAACAGTGTTCAGTATTCATAGTTTTAGTCACCTTAGTAGCCCTAATTGGTATTGTTTCTCCCAACCCAGTGCAGACGACCACGCAAGCTGag ATTTATCTATCACAATTCGGTTATCTGCCTGCATCAGCCCGTAATCCTGCAAACGGCGGTTTACTTGATGCAACCACATGGACTAAAGCTGTGCAAGATTTCCAGAGTTTTGCTGGCTTAAATGTAACCGGAGACTTGGATGGAGAAACTTTGGAGCTAATGTCATTGCCACGGTGTGGTGTTAGGGATAAGGTGGGATTTGGCACCGATAGTCGTTCCAAGCGATACGCTTTACAGGGAAGCAGGTGGCGTGTTAAGGCTTTGACATATAAGATTTCTAAATATCCTAAACGACTCAAACGTAACGATGTTGACGCCGAAATAGCACGTGCTTTCAGTGTATGGAGCGATTTCACAGATTTATCATTTACTCCGAAAGCTTCTGGACCAGTTCACATTGAAATTAA ATTCGTTGAAAGCGAACATGGGGATGGTGACGCATTTGATGGGGTCGGTGGTACCTTGGCACACGCATTCTTTCCTGTCTTTGGCGGTGATGCACATTTTGATGATGCTGAGTTATGGACAATTAGATCAAGTACTGGCACAAACCTTTTCCAAGTTGCAGCCCACGAATTTGGCCATTCATTGGGCTTGTCTCACTCAGATGTGCGTTCTGCTTTGATGGCACCGTTTTATCGTGGATTTGATCCCGTATTTAAACTTGACTCCGACGACGTTCTAGCTATTCAAGCTCTGTATGGTAAGAAAACTGTCGGAGTTGCTGATCGTGGTGGTTTCCCAAAAACTACCCAAAGGCCAGTGATTTCAGCACCGAAAGTTCCACGGGACGACCTCATTTGCAAAGATCCAAAAGTTGACACTTTATTTAATTCGGCCGATGGACAAACATATGCATTCAAAGGAAACAAATATTATAGGCTTACTGAAAACTCCATTGCGGACGGTTATCCCAAGCTTATATCGGATGGCTGGGCGGGTTTacctg GCGATATAGATGCagcatttacatacaaaaatggcAAGACATACTTCTTCAAGGGTACCAAATATTGGCGTTACAATGGACGACAAATGGATGGTGATTATCCAAAAGAAATTAGTGAAGGATTTACAGGAATACCAGATCATTTGGATGCAGCTATGGTTTGGGGAGGTAATGGCAAAATTTACTTCTACAAGGGTAGTAAATTTTGGCGCTTCGACCCACTAAAGCGGCCGCCAGTTAAATCAAGTTATCCAAAACCCATCTCAAATTGGGAAGGCCTGCCAAATAATATTGATGCTGCATTGCAGTACACCAATGGCTATACATACTTTTTCAAGGGTGATAAATACTACAGATTCAACGACAgaacattttcg GTGGACGCGGCAAATCCGCCATTCCCTCGACCATCTGCCCACTGGTGGTTCGGATGCAAAAATGTGCCGTCATCAACAggtaatataattgaaaattcctACGAACCATTTTTGCACTCGGCATACAACAATGATGAAAATGACGAATCACTACAATTCGAAGCAG ATGAGAATCCTGGCAGAGGGAATATCCCTGGTTGGATGTGGAACATAGCGAATTCCTTCTTTTAA
- the LOC126756554 gene encoding matrix metalloproteinase-14 isoform X5 — protein MMLHYNSMRRSTANCPTAKRSQSNTDSVRLSTIKGLAYIMQTCQQCSVFIVLVTLVALIGIVSPNPVQTTTQAEIYLSQFGYLPASARNPANGGLLDATTWTKAVQDFQSFAGLNVTGDLDGETLELMSLPRCGVRDKVGFGTDSRSKRYALQGSRWRVKALTYKISKYPKRLKRNDVDAEIARAFSVWSDFTDLSFTPKASGPVHIEIKFVESEHGDGDAFDGVGGTLAHAFFPVFGGDAHFDDAELWTIRSSTGTNLFQVAAHEFGHSLGLSHSDVRSALMAPFYRGFDPVFKLDSDDVLAIQALYGKKTVGVADRGGFPKTTQRPVISAPKVPRDDLICKDPKVDTLFNSADGQTYAFKGNKYYRLTENSIADGYPKLISDGWAGLPGDIDAAFTYKNGKTYFFKGTKYWRYNGRQMDGDYPKEISEGFTGIPDHLDAAMVWGGNGKIYFYKGSKFWRFDPLKRPPVKSSYPKPISNWEGLPNNIDAALQYTNGYTYFFKGDKYYRFNDRTFSVDAANPPFPRPSAHWWFGCKNVPSSTDENPGRGNIPGWMWNIANSFF, from the exons ATGATGTTGCACTATAACTCAATGAGACGAAGTACAGCGAATTGTCCGACTGCTAAACGAAGTCAGTCAAACACAGATAGCGTTAGATTATCAACAATCAAAGGATTGGCCTACATAATGCAAACCTGCCAACAGTGTTCAGTATTCATAGTTTTAGTCACCTTAGTAGCCCTAATTGGTATTGTTTCTCCCAACCCAGTGCAGACGACCACGCAAGCTGag ATTTATCTATCACAATTCGGTTATCTGCCTGCATCAGCCCGTAATCCTGCAAACGGCGGTTTACTTGATGCAACCACATGGACTAAAGCTGTGCAAGATTTCCAGAGTTTTGCTGGCTTAAATGTAACCGGAGACTTGGATGGAGAAACTTTGGAGCTAATGTCATTGCCACGGTGTGGTGTTAGGGATAAGGTGGGATTTGGCACCGATAGTCGTTCCAAGCGATACGCTTTACAGGGAAGCAGGTGGCGTGTTAAGGCTTTGACATATAAGATTTCTAAATATCCTAAACGACTCAAACGTAACGATGTTGACGCCGAAATAGCACGTGCTTTCAGTGTATGGAGCGATTTCACAGATTTATCATTTACTCCGAAAGCTTCTGGACCAGTTCACATTGAAATTAA ATTCGTTGAAAGCGAACATGGGGATGGTGACGCATTTGATGGGGTCGGTGGTACCTTGGCACACGCATTCTTTCCTGTCTTTGGCGGTGATGCACATTTTGATGATGCTGAGTTATGGACAATTAGATCAAGTACTGGCACAAACCTTTTCCAAGTTGCAGCCCACGAATTTGGCCATTCATTGGGCTTGTCTCACTCAGATGTGCGTTCTGCTTTGATGGCACCGTTTTATCGTGGATTTGATCCCGTATTTAAACTTGACTCCGACGACGTTCTAGCTATTCAAGCTCTGTATGGTAAGAAAACTGTCGGAGTTGCTGATCGTGGTGGTTTCCCAAAAACTACCCAAAGGCCAGTGATTTCAGCACCGAAAGTTCCACGGGACGACCTCATTTGCAAAGATCCAAAAGTTGACACTTTATTTAATTCGGCCGATGGACAAACATATGCATTCAAAGGAAACAAATATTATAGGCTTACTGAAAACTCCATTGCGGACGGTTATCCCAAGCTTATATCGGATGGCTGGGCGGGTTTacctg GCGATATAGATGCagcatttacatacaaaaatggcAAGACATACTTCTTCAAGGGTACCAAATATTGGCGTTACAATGGACGACAAATGGATGGTGATTATCCAAAAGAAATTAGTGAAGGATTTACAGGAATACCAGATCATTTGGATGCAGCTATGGTTTGGGGAGGTAATGGCAAAATTTACTTCTACAAGGGTAGTAAATTTTGGCGCTTCGACCCACTAAAGCGGCCGCCAGTTAAATCAAGTTATCCAAAACCCATCTCAAATTGGGAAGGCCTGCCAAATAATATTGATGCTGCATTGCAGTACACCAATGGCTATACATACTTTTTCAAGGGTGATAAATACTACAGATTCAACGACAgaacattttcg GTGGACGCGGCAAATCCGCCATTCCCTCGACCATCTGCCCACTGGTGGTTCGGATGCAAAAATGTGCCGTCATCAACAg ATGAGAATCCTGGCAGAGGGAATATCCCTGGTTGGATGTGGAACATAGCGAATTCCTTCTTTTAA
- the LOC126756554 gene encoding matrix metalloproteinase-14 isoform X6 — protein MMLHYNSMRRSTANCPTAKRSQSNTDSVRLSTIKGLAYIMQTCQQCSVFIVLVTLVALIGIVSPNPVQTTTQAEIYLSQFGYLPASARNPANGGLLDATTWTKAVQDFQSFAGLNVTGDLDGETLELMSLPRCGVRDKVGFGTDSRSKRYALQGSRWRVKALTYKISKYPKRLKRNDVDAEIARAFSVWSDFTDLSFTPKASGPVHIEIKFVESEHGDGDAFDGVGGTLAHAFFPVFGGDAHFDDAELWTIRSSTGTNLFQVAAHEFGHSLGLSHSDVRSALMAPFYRGFDPVFKLDSDDVLAIQALYGKKTVGVADRGGFPKTTQRPVISAPKVPRDDLICKDPKVDTLFNSADGQTYAFKGNKYYRLTENSIADGYPKLISDGWAGLPGDIDAAFTYKNGKTYFFKGTKYWRYNGRQMDGDYPKEISEGFTGIPDHLDAAMVWGGNGKIYFYKGSKFWRFDPLKRPPVKSSYPKPISNWEGLPNNIDAALQYTNGYTYFFKGDKYYRFNDRTFSVDAANPPFPRPSAHWWFGCKNVPSSTGIKKRG, from the exons ATGATGTTGCACTATAACTCAATGAGACGAAGTACAGCGAATTGTCCGACTGCTAAACGAAGTCAGTCAAACACAGATAGCGTTAGATTATCAACAATCAAAGGATTGGCCTACATAATGCAAACCTGCCAACAGTGTTCAGTATTCATAGTTTTAGTCACCTTAGTAGCCCTAATTGGTATTGTTTCTCCCAACCCAGTGCAGACGACCACGCAAGCTGag ATTTATCTATCACAATTCGGTTATCTGCCTGCATCAGCCCGTAATCCTGCAAACGGCGGTTTACTTGATGCAACCACATGGACTAAAGCTGTGCAAGATTTCCAGAGTTTTGCTGGCTTAAATGTAACCGGAGACTTGGATGGAGAAACTTTGGAGCTAATGTCATTGCCACGGTGTGGTGTTAGGGATAAGGTGGGATTTGGCACCGATAGTCGTTCCAAGCGATACGCTTTACAGGGAAGCAGGTGGCGTGTTAAGGCTTTGACATATAAGATTTCTAAATATCCTAAACGACTCAAACGTAACGATGTTGACGCCGAAATAGCACGTGCTTTCAGTGTATGGAGCGATTTCACAGATTTATCATTTACTCCGAAAGCTTCTGGACCAGTTCACATTGAAATTAA ATTCGTTGAAAGCGAACATGGGGATGGTGACGCATTTGATGGGGTCGGTGGTACCTTGGCACACGCATTCTTTCCTGTCTTTGGCGGTGATGCACATTTTGATGATGCTGAGTTATGGACAATTAGATCAAGTACTGGCACAAACCTTTTCCAAGTTGCAGCCCACGAATTTGGCCATTCATTGGGCTTGTCTCACTCAGATGTGCGTTCTGCTTTGATGGCACCGTTTTATCGTGGATTTGATCCCGTATTTAAACTTGACTCCGACGACGTTCTAGCTATTCAAGCTCTGTATGGTAAGAAAACTGTCGGAGTTGCTGATCGTGGTGGTTTCCCAAAAACTACCCAAAGGCCAGTGATTTCAGCACCGAAAGTTCCACGGGACGACCTCATTTGCAAAGATCCAAAAGTTGACACTTTATTTAATTCGGCCGATGGACAAACATATGCATTCAAAGGAAACAAATATTATAGGCTTACTGAAAACTCCATTGCGGACGGTTATCCCAAGCTTATATCGGATGGCTGGGCGGGTTTacctg GCGATATAGATGCagcatttacatacaaaaatggcAAGACATACTTCTTCAAGGGTACCAAATATTGGCGTTACAATGGACGACAAATGGATGGTGATTATCCAAAAGAAATTAGTGAAGGATTTACAGGAATACCAGATCATTTGGATGCAGCTATGGTTTGGGGAGGTAATGGCAAAATTTACTTCTACAAGGGTAGTAAATTTTGGCGCTTCGACCCACTAAAGCGGCCGCCAGTTAAATCAAGTTATCCAAAACCCATCTCAAATTGGGAAGGCCTGCCAAATAATATTGATGCTGCATTGCAGTACACCAATGGCTATACATACTTTTTCAAGGGTGATAAATACTACAGATTCAACGACAgaacattttcg GTGGACGCGGCAAATCCGCCATTCCCTCGACCATCTGCCCACTGGTGGTTCGGATGCAAAAATGTGCCGTCATCAACAg GCATTAAAAAACGTGGCTGA